AGTCCTTTCCTTCTATTTATTCACTTATCGGAAGTACAGCACCTTTATATTCTTTAGTAATAAAGTCTTGAATTTCTTTTGAATGCAATACTTCTACTAGCTCTTTAATCGCCTTTTTATCTTTATCACCTTTACGAACCACTACTACGTTTGCATATGGAGAATCATCACCTTCAATTGCAATTGCATCTTTTTCTGGGTTTAATTTCGCATCAATTGCATAGTTTGAGTTAATTAAAACAGCGTCGCCTTCTTTATTGTTATACACCTGTGGTAACAAACCAGGCTCAATATCCGTTTTGAACTTTAAGTTTTTCGGATTATCTGCAATATCTTTTGGAGTTGCACTAACTGGATCTACTCCGTCTTTAATTTTTAAAATGCCTTCTTTTTGTAAAATTGCTAAACCACGTCCATGGTCAGTAACGGAATTACTCATAATAATTGTCGCCCCGTCTGGAAGTTCTTTTAAGCTCTTATATTTTTGAGAGTATACACCAATTGGTTCAATATGAATTTTCCCCGCTATTTCAAAATCATATTTTTTATCTTTAATTTCTTTTTCTAAATACGGAATATGCTGGAAGTAGTTTGCATCTAGATCCTTATCCGCTAACGATTTATTTGGCAACACGTAATCTTGGAACTTTTTCACTTCTAATTCAATTCCTTTTTTCTCAAGTAACGGCTTTGCCTTTTCTAAAATTTCAGCGTGCGGTACGTTAGAAGCCCCCACAACTAATTTCTTTTCATCTTTATCTTTCCCGCCACAAGCAGCTAACCCAAAAATTGAAGTTGAAATAAGTGCTGTAAGTAATAATTTTTTCATTTGTAACATCCTCCCGTTTTTTATTATCGTTTATCTATTCGAACCGTTACACGATCACCAATCCACTGAATGAAAAATACAACTAGTAATACACAAATTGTCGCAACGATTGTTACATCGTTATTTCCTCGTTGGAATCCTTCTAAATATGCAAGTGTTCCAAGACCACCAGCACCAACAACTCCCGCCATTGCTGTATAGCCTACTAAAGCAATTGTCGTAACCGTAATACCAGATACTAATGCCGGTAACGATTCTGGAATTAACACTTTCAAAATAATTGTGCTTGTTTTTGCTCCCATTGCTTTTGAAGCTTCGATTACACCTTTATCAATTTCACGAAGTGCAATTTCAACCATTCTTGCGTAAAATGGTGCCGCTCCAATAATTAAAGCTGGCAACGCTGCACTTGCTCCAAGAATTGTTCCAAGCAAGATCTTTGTGAATGGGATTAATAAAATGATTAAAATAATAAACGGTATCGAACGGAATATATTTACGAACGCTCCAATCGCTGTGTTAACCGTCTTGTTTTCCCATAAATTATCTTTCGCTGTCATAAAGAGTAACAATCCTAAAATTAGTCCTAAAACAAATGTGGCAAGAGCAGCGATTGCCGTCATATATAACGTTTCACCAGTTGCTTCTAACATTTGATTCCAATCAACATTTGTGAGTAACTTATCCATGTGCAATCACCTCCAGCTCTACTTGATCTTGATGTATTCCCTCTATTGCTTGCTGAATCGCTGTTTCCTCACCATTTAAATGAACAACTAAACTACCGTAAGAACCGTCATTCGTTTGTGCGATATTTCCTTGCAAAATGCTAACTTCTATATCACTGCGTTGCATTAATCTTTGAAGTACTGGTCTTTCTACAGCTTCACCGATAAACTGCAAACGAACTACTTTACCATCTGGATATTTTTCAATTAAACTTTCAATCGTTTCATTTGTATCTTCAGAATCTGTTAATTGCTTTACAAATCGTTTTGTAATATCTTGCTGTGGATTACGGAATACATCAAGTACTGGACCCGTTTCTACAATCTTTCCTTTTTCCATTACCGCCACTCGATTACAAATCTTTCGAATCACGTGCATCTCATGTGTAATGAGTACAATTGTTAAACCGAGACGCTTATTAATATCTAATAATAAATCTAAAATTTGATCTGTCGTTTCTGGATCAAGAGCTGACGTTGCTTCATCACATAAAAGTACTTGCGGATTGTTAGCTAACGCTCTCGCAATACCAACACGTTGCTTTTGTCCTCCGCTCAGCTGAGATGGATACGCATCTCCTCTTCCTTCTAATCCAACAAGATGAATTAACTCATCCACGCGTTTTCTTCTCTTCGCCTTGTCAACACCTGCAATTTCAAGCGGGAACTCGATATTTTCGCGTACAGTTCGTGACCAAAGTAAGTTGAAATGCTGAAAAATCATTCCGATTTCTTGCCTTGCCTTACGAAGTTCACTTCCTGTAATTGCTGAAATCACACGATTTGCAATTGTAATTTGGCCAGAAGTTGGTTTCTCCAACTGATTGAACAATCTGATTAAAGAACTTTTCCCAGCGCCACTATATCCGATAACACCAAAGATTTCACCTTTGTCTATTTTTAAATTGGCGTTATCTACAGCAGTGACATCACCGCTTTTTGCTTTATATATTTTCTTTACATTCTCTAATAGAATCATGGTGTATCACCCCTTTTTTTAATAAAAAGCGTAAGCGGCTCGTTTAGAACAAGAGGACGCCCGAATCCCTGACGTAGAGGCGCTTTTTGCCTCATAGGAAGGGATGAAACGACCGACTGTTCTAGCCGCTGAAGCTAGATTTTGGGTCGACTCCGCAATTTTTTATGTTTAATGCGTGTAGTCCACCGGTATCACTACTTTTATTATTTGAATGTCCTCCACATTCAAACAATAAAAAAACCTTTCTGCTTTAGAGAAGCAGAAAGGTTTATGTGCGTATATAACAGCATTATCCCTCTCTCTCATCTCTCAAAGCATTTGCTTTGCAGGAATTGGCACCATTTCAACATAAGTTGACGGTTGCCGGGCTTCACAGGGCACAGTCCCTCCACCTCTCTTGATAAGAGAAATCAGATTACATTTTCGTCTGATTTGTAATTTATGAAATTGTCTATATTTTATGAATTGAATTGTATCAATATCCACACACCATGTCAACAGAAATTTTCGTAAAAAATGAACCTTCAGAATTTTAA
This Bacillus paramycoides DNA region includes the following protein-coding sequences:
- the metQ gene encoding methionine ABC transporter substrate-binding lipoprotein MetQ, coding for MKKLLLTALISTSIFGLAACGGKDKDEKKLVVGASNVPHAEILEKAKPLLEKKGIELEVKKFQDYVLPNKSLADKDLDANYFQHIPYLEKEIKDKKYDFEIAGKIHIEPIGVYSQKYKSLKELPDGATIIMSNSVTDHGRGLAILQKEGILKIKDGVDPVSATPKDIADNPKNLKFKTDIEPGLLPQVYNNKEGDAVLINSNYAIDAKLNPEKDAIAIEGDDSPYANVVVVRKGDKDKKAIKELVEVLHSKEIQDFITKEYKGAVLPISE
- a CDS encoding methionine ABC transporter permease, encoding MDKLLTNVDWNQMLEATGETLYMTAIAALATFVLGLILGLLLFMTAKDNLWENKTVNTAIGAFVNIFRSIPFIILIILLIPFTKILLGTILGASAALPALIIGAAPFYARMVEIALREIDKGVIEASKAMGAKTSTIILKVLIPESLPALVSGITVTTIALVGYTAMAGVVGAGGLGTLAYLEGFQRGNNDVTIVATICVLLVVFFIQWIGDRVTVRIDKR
- a CDS encoding methionine ABC transporter ATP-binding protein — its product is MILLENVKKIYKAKSGDVTAVDNANLKIDKGEIFGVIGYSGAGKSSLIRLFNQLEKPTSGQITIANRVISAITGSELRKARQEIGMIFQHFNLLWSRTVRENIEFPLEIAGVDKAKRRKRVDELIHLVGLEGRGDAYPSQLSGGQKQRVGIARALANNPQVLLCDEATSALDPETTDQILDLLLDINKRLGLTIVLITHEMHVIRKICNRVAVMEKGKIVETGPVLDVFRNPQQDITKRFVKQLTDSEDTNETIESLIEKYPDGKVVRLQFIGEAVERPVLQRLMQRSDIEVSILQGNIAQTNDGSYGSLVVHLNGEETAIQQAIEGIHQDQVELEVIAHG